Proteins encoded in a region of the Vicia villosa cultivar HV-30 ecotype Madison, WI linkage group LG5, Vvil1.0, whole genome shotgun sequence genome:
- the LOC131602074 gene encoding uncharacterized protein LOC131602074 codes for MANLVPGVLLKLMQHMNTDIKVGGEHRSSLLQVVSIVPALAGGDLFTNQGFYVKVSDSSHATYVSLPDEHDDLILSDKIQLGQFVFVDRLEAASPVPILRGVRPVPGRHACVGSPEDIVATNSLGFLSNGGEVEVKVKVKKNGVCSKSPMKALENHQELLDKKSMVFGRCKSQTTKDSVVDFVKKEKLARLKSLNSRTTVPSSPTSCYSLPSSFEKFSNGVKNQVNINGVDRLIGKVGVVEAGKGVRGVSPLGKRVAMGNSIRNLVQGIELGAKALRKSWEGNMEVKSKETSKSRASSKFDSKPDFRSTTPRKSTSSEKFSSKDYESKTQTPTKSSKEENKIQKSIKKVIGDGTKEEQEKSSKPRNSFGKKSSEAGFPGNLVKVSINSKKVTDASVQWTSLPSSIAKLGREVMKHRDTALMAATEAMQEAAAAESLLQCLSVYAELSNSAKEINPQLTIDQFLTLHTSLNSARTIADSLSKTIPEGSSSSSDNEIITTEEELKLKSDRQNLAASWVQTALSTNLSSFTVYNREPRSSKIQASSTSNPQNQKSVLGSKPVLVLENSREDASSKTQGKNRPTVANSKQALPGTPRKQSDGLANGKKQIVQPLPDWIRGNGLDEAVNLADTLQLRSRDWFLLFVEKFLDSDGDIGLSNNGQIAGMLTQLKSVNDWLDEIGSSKNEGESCQIPVETIDRLRKKIYEYLLTHVESAAAALTCDPQSQSSEIKGKK; via the exons ATGGCAAATCTAGTTCCTGGGGTGCTTCTGAAGTTAATGCAGCATATGAACACAGACATAAAAGTTGGTGGTGAACACAGATCATCACTTTTACAGGTTGTGAGTATTGTTCCAGCATTAGCAGGTGGTGATTTGTTTACAAATCAAGGCTTTTATGTTAAGGTTTCTGATTCATCACATGCTACTTATGTTTCACTGCCTGATGAACATGATGATCTAATCCTTAGTGACAAGATTCAATTGGGACAGTTTGTTTTCGTTGATCGGTTAGAGGCTGCTTCGCCTGTTCCGATTCTTCGGGGTGTTAGGCCTGTTCCTGGAAGACATGCTTGTGTTGGGAGTCCTGAGGATATTGTGGCAACTAACTCACTTGGTTTTCTTAGCAATGGTGGTGAGGTTGAGGTTAAGGTTAAGGTTAAGAAGAATGGTGTTTGTTCGAAGTCACCGATGAAAGCTTTGGAGAATCATCAGGAGCTATTGGATAAGAAATCAATGGTTTTTGGTAGATGTAAATCTCAGACAACAAAAGATTCTGTtgttgattttgtgaagaaggaaAAGTTAGCTAGATTGAAGTCATTGAATTCGAGGACTACGGTTCCTTCTTCGCCTACTAGTTGCTATTCTTTGCCGAGTAGTTTTGAAAAGTTTTCTAATGGAGTAAAGAATCAAGTGAATATCAATGGAGTGGATAGGCTAATTGGAAAGGTCGGAGTGGTGGAGGCGGGAAAGGGTGTTCGCGGAGTTAGTCCTCTTGGGAAGAGAGTTGCGATGGGAAACTCGATTAGAAATTTGGTTCAAGGAATTGAGCTTGGTGCTAAGGCGCTGCGGAAAAGCTGGGAAGGGAACATGGAAGTTAAGAGTAAAGAGACATCGAAATCAAGGGCTTCTTCTAAGTTTGATTCTAAGCCTGATTTTCGTAGCACA ACTCCTAGGAAAAGTACATCAAGTGAGAAGTTTTCTTCTAAAGATTACGAGAGTAAGACGCAAACACCAACCAAGTCCTCTAAGGAAGAGAACAAAATTCAAAAATCTATAAAGAAAGTTATTGGTGATGGAACTAAGGAAGAACAGGAAAAGTCAAGTAAACCAAGGAACTCTTTTGGAAAGAAATCATCCGAAGCCGGATTTCCTGGAAACTTGGTCAAGGTTTCGATAAACAGTAAAAAAGTGACTGATGCAAGTGTTCAATGGACTTCACTCCCTTCATCTATTGCAAAGCTTGGGAGG GAAGTAATGAAGCACAGAGATACAGCACTGATGGCAGCAACAGAAGCTATGCAAGAAGCCGCTGCAGCTGAGAGTTTGCTGCAATGTCTTAG TGTATATGCAGAGTTAAGTAATTCGGCCAAGGAAATTAACCCGCAGCTTACAATCGATCAGTTTTTAACGCTTCACACTAGCCTGAATAGCGCACGGACGATTGCTGATTCCCTTTCTAAAACGATTCCAGAaggttcatcttcatcttcagatAACGAAATAATCACGACGGAAGAAGAATTAAAACTCAAATCAGATAGACAAAATCTTGCAGCTTCTTGGGTCCAAACTGCCTTATCCACCAATCTATCATCCTTTACTGTTTATAACCGAGAGCCTCGATCATCTAAGATTCAAGCTTCGAGTACAAgtaatcctcaaaatcaaaagaGTGTTCTCGGAAGTAAACCGGTTTTAGTCCTAGAAAACTCAAGAGAAGACGCATCATCAAAAACTCAAGGAAAAAACCGTCCGACAGTAGCTAATTCCAAACAAGCCTTACCAGGAACGCCGCGCAAACAAAGTGACGGATTAGCAAACGGGAAAAAGCAAATAGTCCAACCTCTTCCAGATTGGATCAGAGGAAATGGACTCGACGAGGCAGTTAACTTAGCCGACACGCTGCAACTGCGGTCGCGAGATTGGTTTTTGCTGTTTGTTGAAAAATTCTTGGACAGTGATGGAGACATTGGTTTGTCAAACAATGGTCAAATAGCAGGCATGCTAACTCAACTAAAAAGCGTAAACGATTGGTTGGACGAGATAGGATCAAGCAAAAACGAGGGAGAATCGTGCCAGATACCGGTAGAGACAATTGATAGACTGAGAAAGAAGATATATGAATATCTTCTTACACATGTTGAATCTGCTGCTGCTGCACTTACTTGTGATCCACAATCACAATCATCAGAGATTAAAGGGAAAAAGTGA